The Lebetimonas natsushimae genomic sequence TTTAAAAAAATCAAATGTTTAACAGGACAGTTATATTTGTTTTTTATTTTCTGAATGATTTCATATTGATATTTGTCATAATCTATTATAGCAATTTTTATATTTTTAAATTTTGCATCTTTTGGTGCATAGAATCGGTTATTTAAATAATTTTCAATTTCCCTGGAGTCTTTTAAAACATAACCGTTTTTAATTTTATAAAATTGAAATGGAAAAGTTAGGTTTTCTTTTGTTTGTATTAAAATCGCATCAATGTTTGGGACAATAAATTTTTTTTCTATTTTTGTAAATTCCACATCAAAACTAAATAAAACGGTACTAATTAAAAAAATTATAATTAATTTTACATTTTTCATTTTTCATTTTCCATTCAAATTATTAAATTCTTACGCTTATATTGTTTTTTTGTAAATATTTTTTAAGTTCCATTATATCAATTTCCCTGAAATGAAAAATACTGGCAGCCAAAGCGGCATCGGCAGAATGTTCAAAAACTTCTTTGAAATGCTCCATTTTTCCTGCCCCTCCGCTTGCAATTACCGGTACATGTACCATTTTAGAAATAATTTCAGTTATTTCTATATCAAATCCCGCTTTTGTCCCGTCTGTATCCATTGATGTTAACAGTATTTCACCAGCTCCCCTCTCAACAACTTCTTTTGCCCACTTGATTGCATCAAGACCTGTATCAACTCTGCCGCCTTTTATAAATACATTCCATTTTTTAGGCGCTATTTTTTTCACGTCAATTGCAACCACAATACATTGACTTCCAAATCTTTTTGCACCTTCATTTATAAAATCAGGATTTTTAACGGCGGCTGAATTAATTGAAACTTTATCACATCCTACATTGAGTAAATCGTATATATCATTTAATTCACTAATACCCCCTCCCACAGTTAAAGGAATAAAAA encodes the following:
- the hisF gene encoding imidazole glycerol phosphate synthase subunit HisF; its protein translation is MEYFAKRIIPCLDVKDGRVVKGVNFVGLRDAGDPVEAAIRYNQEEADELTFLDITASHEGRKPIVDIVKKVAKEVFIPLTVGGGISELNDIYDLLNVGCDKVSINSAAVKNPDFINEGAKRFGSQCIVVAIDVKKIAPKKWNVFIKGGRVDTGLDAIKWAKEVVERGAGEILLTSMDTDGTKAGFDIEITEIISKMVHVPVIASGGAGKMEHFKEVFEHSADAALAASIFHFREIDIMELKKYLQKNNISVRI